The Cyclobacteriaceae bacterium genome includes a region encoding these proteins:
- the kdpF gene encoding K(+)-transporting ATPase subunit F gives MIFLLMICIAVFGYLVYALIKPEKF, from the coding sequence ATGATCTTCCTGTTAATGATATGTATTGCTGTGTTTGGATACTTAGTGTATGCACTCATCAAACCTGAAAAATTTTAA
- a CDS encoding sigma-54-dependent Fis family transcriptional regulator, which produces MTSVLIIDDEQSLRGLLARIIQLEGYSVFQAGSIKEGMSFLHKEIVQVVITDVKLPDGNGVDLTARIKQEFPAVEIIVLTAYGTIEDGVKAIKNGAFDYLTKGDHQEKILPILSRASEKSLLQQKVINLETRLHEKFGFDNILGNNKAIKSSIELARRVTVTDTTVLLLGETGTGKEIFAQAIHYESPRSGKAFIALNCSAFPKDLLENELFGHSEGAFTGALKSKRGYLEEAHEGTLFLDEIGELNIDLQAKLLRVLETGEFYRVGESKPRKVNVRFIAATNRNLEEESGNGNFRKDLYYRLSVFIISLPSLRDRRDDVPLFANHFITQFSLKTNKREPSVAADFLKALQQHNWKGNIRELKNVIERCVILSDGMLTSSLLPADFSGEESVNSFELSQVEKNHIIKVLRHTGGNKTEAARLLNIGLTTLYRKIEEYKI; this is translated from the coding sequence TTGACCTCTGTTTTAATCATTGATGACGAACAATCCTTGCGCGGACTGTTAGCACGGATCATCCAGCTGGAAGGGTACTCTGTCTTTCAGGCAGGATCAATCAAAGAGGGGATGTCATTCCTGCATAAGGAAATCGTCCAGGTGGTTATCACGGATGTGAAACTTCCCGATGGAAATGGAGTTGATCTCACGGCCAGAATCAAGCAGGAGTTTCCGGCGGTGGAGATCATTGTTCTGACTGCCTATGGTACCATTGAAGATGGAGTTAAAGCAATCAAGAATGGTGCCTTCGATTATCTTACGAAAGGAGATCACCAGGAAAAAATTCTTCCGATCCTAAGCAGGGCTTCAGAAAAATCTTTGCTACAGCAAAAAGTTATCAATCTTGAAACCAGGCTTCATGAGAAGTTTGGCTTTGACAATATCCTTGGAAATAATAAGGCGATCAAGAGTAGTATTGAACTTGCAAGACGCGTAACGGTTACCGACACTACTGTCCTTTTACTGGGTGAGACAGGTACAGGCAAAGAGATATTTGCTCAGGCAATTCACTATGAGAGTCCAAGAAGTGGAAAGGCATTTATCGCGCTGAACTGCAGTGCTTTTCCAAAAGATTTATTGGAGAATGAGTTGTTTGGTCACAGCGAAGGTGCCTTCACGGGCGCTCTGAAATCAAAGCGAGGTTATCTTGAGGAAGCTCACGAAGGAACATTATTCCTTGATGAGATTGGAGAGTTGAATATTGATCTGCAAGCCAAGTTGCTTAGGGTGCTGGAGACAGGAGAATTTTACCGAGTTGGAGAAAGCAAGCCGCGTAAAGTAAACGTACGGTTTATTGCGGCCACCAACAGAAATCTGGAGGAAGAATCGGGGAATGGAAATTTCAGAAAGGACCTGTATTACCGGCTCTCCGTTTTTATAATCTCATTGCCTTCTTTGCGTGATAGAAGAGATGATGTGCCACTGTTTGCCAATCATTTCATTACCCAGTTTTCATTGAAGACAAACAAACGGGAGCCATCCGTCGCTGCTGATTTTTTAAAGGCCCTTCAGCAACACAACTGGAAGGGGAATATTCGGGAACTTAAGAATGTCATCGAACGATGTGTCATTCTCTCAGATGGAATGCTTACATCTTCCTTGCTTCCCGCTGACTTTTCAGGTGAAGAATCAGTGAATTCTTTTGAGCTATCACAGGTCGAGAAGAACCATATAATTAAAGTATTAAGACATACCGGAGGAAATAAGACAGAAGCTGCCAGGCTTTTGAATATTGGTCTTACTACCCTCTATCGTAAGATCGAAGAATACAAGATTTAA
- the nhaD gene encoding sodium:proton antiporter NhaD produces MEIYIIIIFVFGYLAIALEHSLKINKTATALVTGVLCWTLFALKVPNSSFLESHHFIEFSRNIKFEGLPISDIYHSFINSELSHNLSQIASIIFFLIGAMTIVELIDAHQGFRFITERIRTKDIRQMLWIICWVTFFLSAILDNLTTAIVMVSLVRKLIQDRERRLLFAGMIIIAANAGGAWSPIGDITTTMLWIGGQISPVAIIKSLLIPSIVSLLVPVIFLSFTLKGTISNSEVTEKNDSDSRGGKIMLLVGVGALVFVPVFKTLTHLPPYVGILLGLGVLWIVSEMINPHLDEDERKKYSAGNALSRIDTCSVLFFFGILLAVGALESMQTLHHFAEYLEHMIGDKKVIITLIGVFSSIIDNVPLVAACMGMYSVEAYPMDHMIWEYLAYCAGTGGSLLVIGSAAGVAVMGMEKMDFIWYFRKITFLALLGYAAGAAMFLIMN; encoded by the coding sequence TTGGAAATTTATATCATCATCATTTTTGTATTTGGCTATCTTGCCATTGCACTGGAACATTCTCTGAAAATAAATAAGACAGCCACCGCACTCGTGACCGGCGTTCTTTGCTGGACATTGTTCGCGTTGAAAGTTCCCAATAGTTCTTTTTTGGAAAGTCATCATTTCATCGAGTTCTCGCGCAACATAAAATTTGAAGGTCTTCCGATATCAGACATCTATCATTCATTCATCAATAGTGAGCTGTCCCACAACCTGAGCCAGATTGCGTCAATCATTTTCTTTCTCATTGGAGCAATGACGATTGTCGAGCTCATTGATGCACATCAGGGATTTCGCTTTATCACTGAAAGGATCAGGACCAAAGACATCAGGCAAATGCTCTGGATCATCTGCTGGGTAACTTTTTTTCTCTCTGCTATCCTCGATAATCTTACAACAGCCATTGTAATGGTGTCGCTGGTGCGAAAACTAATCCAGGATCGGGAGCGGCGATTGCTCTTTGCGGGGATGATCATTATCGCTGCAAATGCCGGCGGTGCGTGGTCACCCATCGGTGATATTACAACTACAATGTTATGGATTGGCGGACAAATCTCACCCGTGGCAATTATTAAGTCCCTGCTGATTCCCAGCATTGTAAGCCTTCTTGTTCCTGTCATCTTCCTAAGCTTTACACTGAAAGGCACAATCAGTAATAGCGAGGTCACGGAGAAGAACGATTCAGATTCCAGGGGAGGAAAGATCATGTTGCTGGTGGGTGTTGGTGCTTTGGTATTTGTTCCTGTGTTTAAAACATTAACTCACCTGCCACCTTACGTAGGCATTCTTCTTGGGTTAGGAGTTCTCTGGATTGTTTCTGAAATGATCAACCCTCATCTCGATGAAGACGAAAGAAAAAAATACTCGGCCGGGAATGCTCTATCCAGAATAGATACATGCAGCGTCTTGTTTTTCTTTGGTATTCTCCTGGCAGTAGGAGCACTCGAATCAATGCAGACACTCCATCATTTTGCGGAGTACTTGGAGCACATGATAGGCGACAAAAAAGTGATCATTACTCTCATCGGCGTGTTCTCTTCCATCATCGACAATGTACCGCTGGTGGCAGCATGTATGGGCATGTATTCCGTTGAAGCATATCCGATGGATCATATGATATGGGAATACCTTGCTTATTGCGCGGGTACTGGGGGAAGCTTGTTAGTAATAGGCTCCGCGGCGGGTGTTGCGGTAATGGGAATGGAGAAGATGGACTTCATCTGGTACTTCCGGAAGATCACCTTTCTCGCATTGCTAGGGTATGCTGCAGGTGCCGCAATGTTTTTGATTATGAATTAA
- a CDS encoding TlpA family protein disulfide reductase — protein MKSKSIYFLIFLLIFTIEMFAQTSPLFRMKNSKKYITKAQVDSIAKANDNKVTYNFTKEDGVQVVEVELMKGNDAAAAGNQTFTRTSSAPRTGDSTGTAMTKPLIRQKSYKDEAGKDMPPAEFKEKVKSGKYASRYSIDNMSPEGSDVTYYLVPKEEAERNQATSHQEAKDNLLNVRLPEFKLVTAAGKEFKSSSLAGKIVVLNFWFTGCVPCRIEMPSLNKVVEHYKDRNDVVFLAPALDKPDALTRFLEKHAFNYQILAESKELNDQLKLGIYPTHLIVDKSGIIRSVHIGATEEIDKSLIASINKVSEAKP, from the coding sequence ATGAAAAGCAAGTCTATTTACTTCCTCATTTTCCTTTTGATTTTTACCATCGAGATGTTTGCACAGACATCTCCCCTGTTCAGAATGAAGAACAGTAAAAAATATATCACCAAAGCCCAGGTGGACAGCATTGCGAAAGCCAACGATAACAAGGTCACTTACAATTTCACAAAAGAAGATGGTGTTCAGGTTGTAGAAGTAGAGCTTATGAAAGGCAATGATGCTGCCGCTGCAGGTAATCAGACATTCACAAGAACCTCATCAGCTCCCAGGACCGGTGATAGCACCGGTACAGCGATGACAAAACCCCTGATAAGACAAAAGAGTTATAAAGATGAAGCAGGCAAAGACATGCCTCCGGCAGAATTCAAAGAGAAAGTGAAGTCCGGGAAATACGCATCACGCTATTCCATCGACAATATGTCACCCGAAGGATCCGATGTCACTTATTATTTGGTACCAAAAGAAGAAGCCGAGCGTAATCAGGCGACCAGCCATCAAGAGGCTAAAGACAACCTGTTAAATGTCAGGCTTCCGGAATTCAAGCTGGTCACCGCAGCAGGAAAAGAGTTCAAGTCTTCTTCCCTTGCCGGGAAAATAGTAGTGCTCAATTTCTGGTTCACAGGCTGTGTCCCATGCAGGATAGAAATGCCATCGCTCAACAAGGTTGTTGAACATTACAAGGACCGCAACGACGTTGTATTCCTTGCTCCCGCCCTCGACAAGCCCGATGCCCTCACAAGGTTTCTAGAAAAACATGCATTCAATTATCAGATCCTTGCAGAATCAAAAGAACTGAATGATCAGCTGAAGCTGGGAATCTATCCTACTCACCTTATTGTTGACAAAAGTGGAATCATCCGCTCGGTTCACATCGGTGCGACGGAAGAAATTGATAAGAGCCTCATTGCGTCGATCAACAAAGTATCAGAGGCTAAGCCTTAG
- a CDS encoding sugar phosphate isomerase/epimerase, with product MKNILLILIVTVIASCGTREKSTAENPPLDNRIAAQLWTFRYDLEKDVPGTLKKIKALGFTYVEGFDAPYIVGNPDDFKAKLDSAGLKMFALHWNTLADWRKDPSIIINTAKKLGAQYTGIAWLKESKADTVTLAIVNEAADMLTKACPLAKEAGLQLYYHIHGYELQPLETGKTFFDSFVSRIDYSCVRLEMDVFWVTYAGKDPVQFMEQYKGGVELLHVKNMASNVSTGTFDGSDFMPPDMPAQNWVPLGKGQIDYKSVFQKGKEIGVKWYILEMDKYDGDVYAAVDSSLSYIRKEKLLP from the coding sequence ATGAAAAACATTCTTCTGATCCTCATCGTGACTGTTATAGCTTCCTGTGGCACTCGCGAAAAAAGCACTGCTGAAAATCCTCCCTTGGACAATCGCATCGCCGCTCAGCTCTGGACCTTCCGTTACGACCTTGAAAAGGATGTACCCGGGACTTTGAAAAAGATCAAAGCGCTCGGCTTCACCTATGTCGAAGGATTTGACGCTCCTTACATCGTAGGCAATCCGGACGACTTCAAAGCAAAGCTCGACTCAGCAGGATTGAAAATGTTTGCTCTTCACTGGAACACTCTTGCCGACTGGAGAAAAGATCCATCCATCATCATCAACACGGCCAAAAAACTTGGCGCACAATACACTGGTATTGCCTGGCTGAAAGAATCAAAAGCCGATACCGTAACACTCGCCATCGTCAACGAAGCTGCTGACATGCTGACCAAAGCCTGCCCGCTGGCGAAAGAAGCCGGACTTCAATTGTACTACCATATTCACGGATATGAATTGCAACCCCTGGAAACCGGGAAGACATTCTTCGACAGCTTTGTCAGTCGTATCGACTATAGCTGTGTACGACTGGAGATGGATGTGTTCTGGGTAACGTATGCGGGGAAAGACCCGGTGCAATTCATGGAACAATACAAGGGTGGCGTTGAACTGCTACATGTGAAGAACATGGCAAGCAATGTATCCACCGGAACGTTTGATGGCTCTGACTTCATGCCTCCCGACATGCCTGCCCAAAACTGGGTTCCGCTTGGAAAAGGACAGATCGATTACAAATCTGTTTTCCAGAAGGGAAAAGAGATCGGTGTCAAATGGTATATCCTCGAAATGGATAAGTATGACGGTGATGTGTACGCTGCCGTTGATTCATCATTGAGTTATATCAGGAAAGAGAAACTACTTCCCTGA
- a CDS encoding YnfA family protein produces MPQFKAIAIFVIAGLLEIGGGYLIWMWLRKGYGIGYGLMGAVILTACAIATTFQSSSFGRVSATYGAFFIVMSLVWAYFFDDFTPDKYDVIGSVVCVTGAMIIYYAPRA; encoded by the coding sequence ATGCCTCAGTTCAAAGCGATCGCTATCTTCGTTATTGCCGGTCTCTTGGAAATAGGAGGCGGCTATCTGATCTGGATGTGGCTGCGTAAAGGTTATGGCATCGGATATGGTCTGATGGGTGCAGTGATCCTGACGGCCTGCGCCATTGCTACCACGTTTCAGTCTTCGTCTTTTGGAAGAGTGAGTGCCACCTACGGTGCATTCTTTATCGTGATGTCCCTGGTCTGGGCGTACTTCTTTGACGACTTCACACCTGATAAGTATGATGTGATTGGATCTGTCGTTTGCGTGACGGGAGCGATGATTATTTACTACGCGCCACGAGCATAA
- a CDS encoding DUF748 domain-containing protein, which yields MKIPKIRKGLLYTAGAIVLLFIVILIILSPLAKYYVEKHDVDLIGREATVGWAYVNPLTGYVHLHDVKIYELQGDSIFVSATGASANFAIHKLLSKQVVIEQLTVDHPWGKIVQKKDTLSFDDVIDKLSGDKSDTTHSDAWHVTLLDTEIIGGEFHYYEKIIPINYYIKNLNVLGPGKTKDVDTLSAKFSFEDGKGKGGMQGDFTINVKNLDYKFGVAVKAFDLEIIRQYIWELINYGMFHSTLDAQIVATGNFNSSDSISATGRLFLTDFHLGKTNEDAYIAFKKLALVIEELSPARNKYLFDSITLNAPFIKYEVFDSLDNVQALFGKEGMNISDVTSQSGRFNLVIEIARYLKEISRNFFVSDFQIGTLGIFDGNFTFNDYSISEKFSMQAGPLTVRADSVNKRNKRVGITLKSDIQPYGHADFFISINPKDSGDFDLKYKVEKIPAAAFNPYLISVTSFPLDRGTLEVNGLWNVRNGMINGSNHVLVMDPRVTKRVRNKDTKWIPMPLIMSLVRDHGNVIDYEIPITGNLKHPKFHLSDVITDAIKNIFVKPATTPYRMEVKEVEAEIEKSLTVKWEMKQRSLSDHQLKFVKDIAEFLKSNPNASLVVHPVEYEIKEKEHILFYETKKKYFLITHNKKAKDFTEDDSLEVNKMSAKDKALVKYISRNLSDTVMFTLQEKCFNFVGHEAVNRSFVNLVKDRKASFLNSFKENGTVSQVKMKADESAIPYNGFSFFKFDYPNGMDDDLREAYEKMRELNNEAPRKKYLKERKKIAAK from the coding sequence ATGAAAATCCCTAAAATCAGAAAAGGCCTTTTATATACCGCAGGAGCCATTGTGCTCTTATTTATAGTGATATTGATTATCCTTTCGCCCCTTGCAAAGTACTATGTCGAGAAGCACGACGTGGATCTCATCGGAAGGGAGGCAACCGTGGGATGGGCCTATGTCAATCCACTTACCGGTTATGTTCACCTGCATGATGTGAAGATCTATGAACTGCAGGGCGATAGCATTTTCGTGTCCGCAACAGGAGCCAGTGCCAACTTTGCCATTCACAAGCTTCTGTCAAAGCAGGTAGTGATCGAACAACTTACCGTGGATCATCCATGGGGAAAGATCGTTCAGAAGAAAGATACACTGAGCTTTGACGACGTCATAGATAAATTATCAGGAGATAAATCAGACACTACACACTCCGATGCCTGGCACGTCACGCTGCTCGATACCGAGATCATAGGAGGAGAATTTCACTACTATGAAAAGATCATTCCCATCAATTATTATATCAAAAATCTCAACGTCCTGGGTCCCGGTAAGACGAAGGATGTAGATACGCTCTCTGCAAAGTTCTCTTTTGAGGATGGAAAGGGAAAAGGCGGCATGCAGGGAGATTTTACCATCAATGTGAAGAACCTCGACTATAAGTTCGGTGTGGCTGTGAAAGCCTTCGATCTTGAAATCATCCGCCAGTACATCTGGGAGCTCATCAACTATGGAATGTTTCATTCCACACTTGATGCACAGATCGTGGCAACGGGAAATTTTAACTCTTCTGACAGTATCAGTGCCACCGGCCGATTATTCCTGACTGACTTTCATCTCGGTAAAACGAATGAGGATGCTTACATAGCTTTCAAGAAACTTGCACTCGTGATTGAAGAGCTTAGTCCCGCCCGTAACAAGTATCTCTTTGATTCTATCACTCTCAATGCCCCCTTTATCAAGTATGAGGTCTTCGATTCGCTCGACAATGTTCAGGCTTTGTTTGGTAAGGAGGGTATGAATATTTCTGACGTAACGAGCCAGTCAGGACGGTTCAACCTCGTTATTGAAATTGCACGCTACCTGAAAGAGATCTCACGTAACTTCTTTGTCAGCGACTTTCAGATCGGCACGCTGGGGATCTTTGACGGAAACTTTACCTTCAATGATTATTCGATCAGTGAAAAATTCTCCATGCAGGCGGGCCCGCTTACCGTTCGCGCAGACTCTGTAAACAAGAGAAACAAGCGTGTGGGGATTACTTTAAAGTCGGACATACAGCCCTATGGTCATGCAGACTTCTTTATAAGCATCAATCCGAAAGACAGCGGCGACTTTGATCTAAAGTATAAAGTAGAAAAGATACCAGCTGCAGCATTCAATCCCTATCTTATCTCCGTCACTTCTTTTCCATTGGACAGAGGCACGCTGGAAGTGAATGGACTTTGGAATGTAAGGAACGGTATGATCAATGGAAGCAATCACGTACTTGTGATGGATCCCCGGGTCACCAAGCGTGTGAGGAACAAAGACACGAAATGGATACCGATGCCATTGATCATGTCCCTGGTGCGCGATCATGGAAATGTGATCGACTATGAAATCCCGATCACGGGCAATCTGAAGCATCCGAAGTTTCACCTGAGTGATGTGATCACCGATGCCATCAAGAATATATTCGTCAAGCCTGCCACGACTCCATACAGAATGGAGGTAAAGGAAGTGGAAGCAGAGATCGAAAAATCGCTGACGGTGAAATGGGAGATGAAGCAACGTTCACTATCGGATCATCAGCTTAAGTTTGTAAAAGATATTGCTGAATTTCTGAAGAGTAACCCGAATGCCTCACTTGTCGTGCATCCTGTTGAGTATGAGATCAAGGAGAAAGAGCACATTCTGTTCTATGAGACCAAGAAGAAGTATTTTCTGATCACACATAATAAAAAGGCGAAGGACTTTACCGAAGATGATTCATTGGAGGTTAATAAGATGTCTGCCAAGGATAAAGCGCTTGTGAAGTACATCAGCAGGAACCTGAGTGATACAGTGATGTTTACGTTGCAGGAGAAGTGTTTCAATTTTGTCGGTCATGAGGCAGTGAACAGGTCATTTGTCAATCTCGTCAAAGATCGGAAAGCATCGTTTCTCAATTCGTTTAAAGAGAATGGCACCGTCAGTCAGGTGAAGATGAAGGCCGATGAGAGTGCTATTCCTTATAATGGCTTCTCCTTTTTCAAGTTTGATTATCCGAATGGTATGGATGATGACTTACGGGAAGCCTATGAAAAAATGAGAGAGCTGAATAATGAAGCACCAAGGAAGAAATATCTGAAAGAGAGAAAGAAAATTGCAGCAAAATAA
- a CDS encoding phosphoribosylaminoimidazolesuccinocarboxamide synthase yields the protein METEKIFKTKTGYCHVTPDKIILTRDGVIGNISKVAVGNNISRILIIYGALSIGLLYFAYNSYLNGDTTTTIFFGLIGLYLIYGIVKSRNNSATPIIERKDIVNVTYNAGAAGLTRPRFEIEFNEGGQIKKRLIMLPGTIAGGQNEGEKAVQIMRDEKLMG from the coding sequence ATGGAGACAGAGAAAATATTTAAGACTAAGACAGGATATTGCCACGTTACACCTGACAAAATAATCTTGACGCGAGACGGAGTAATTGGAAATATTTCAAAAGTGGCGGTGGGTAACAACATATCAAGAATTCTGATTATCTACGGAGCTCTTTCTATTGGTCTACTTTACTTTGCTTATAACAGCTATCTTAACGGTGACACAACCACGACCATTTTCTTCGGACTCATTGGACTTTACTTAATATATGGAATAGTTAAAAGCAGAAACAACTCTGCGACACCGATAATTGAAAGAAAGGACATTGTAAATGTGACATACAATGCTGGTGCAGCAGGATTGACAAGACCAAGATTTGAAATTGAATTTAATGAGGGCGGACAAATCAAAAAGAGGTTGATCATGTTACCCGGGACAATAGCCGGTGGACAAAATGAAGGAGAAAAAGCCGTACAGATAATGAGAGACGAGAAATTAATGGGGTGA
- a CDS encoding alpha/beta hydrolase has translation MATKNASKTIKRTAKKRVAPKKRMAPKKVARAPRKLTAKKKLTPQEKKPSWAPSIRPEMQSVMEKLASYNAPPLETLSPERARQNPTPADAVRDLIAENNIKVPVPKVVVTNQHIAVSEGEIEVRIYTPAKKKKEYPGILYIHGGGWVIATIDTYDASASAMAEQNEAVVVSVEYRKGPEHKFPAAHTDSFDAYRWMLKHSESLKINPKRVALVGESAGGNLAINVAIMARDHKKVELPVAQVLVYPISQSNMNTESYKKNENAKPLNKAMMSWFVKYALPSESAASDPRVDLTKADLNGLPPTTIITAEYDPLLTDGEILRDFLADAGVNVKYKMYKGVTHEFFGMAAVVPEAKEAQELATKNLSKYLKK, from the coding sequence ATGGCAACTAAAAATGCTTCCAAAACGATAAAGAGAACTGCTAAAAAGAGAGTTGCTCCCAAAAAGAGAATGGCTCCAAAGAAGGTGGCACGTGCGCCGCGCAAGCTGACGGCTAAGAAAAAACTAACGCCTCAGGAGAAGAAGCCATCATGGGCTCCGTCGATCCGTCCTGAGATGCAGTCGGTGATGGAGAAGCTTGCAAGTTATAATGCACCACCTCTTGAGACGTTAAGTCCTGAGAGAGCGCGTCAGAATCCAACACCTGCTGATGCGGTAAGGGATCTGATCGCAGAGAACAATATTAAAGTACCGGTTCCCAAAGTGGTTGTTACCAACCAGCACATTGCTGTATCGGAAGGGGAGATCGAAGTGAGAATTTATACACCTGCCAAAAAGAAGAAAGAGTATCCTGGCATCTTATACATTCATGGTGGTGGCTGGGTGATTGCAACCATTGATACCTATGATGCTTCTGCTTCTGCGATGGCGGAGCAAAATGAAGCGGTGGTAGTTTCTGTGGAGTATCGCAAAGGACCGGAGCATAAATTTCCTGCAGCGCATACGGATTCATTTGATGCCTACCGCTGGATGCTGAAGCACAGTGAATCTCTGAAGATCAATCCAAAGAGAGTTGCACTGGTAGGAGAGAGTGCGGGAGGTAATCTTGCGATCAATGTTGCGATCATGGCGAGAGATCATAAGAAAGTTGAGTTGCCGGTTGCCCAGGTATTGGTGTATCCGATCTCTCAATCCAACATGAACACTGAATCATACAAGAAGAATGAAAATGCAAAGCCATTGAATAAGGCTATGATGTCGTGGTTTGTAAAGTATGCATTGCCATCAGAGAGTGCTGCGAGTGATCCGCGTGTGGATCTGACAAAGGCAGACCTCAATGGATTGCCGCCGACCACGATCATCACGGCGGAGTATGATCCTTTGCTGACTGATGGAGAAATTCTTCGTGATTTTCTTGCGGACGCAGGAGTGAACGTGAAGTATAAAATGTATAAGGGTGTTACGCATGAGTTCTTTGGAATGGCGGCCGTGGTTCCGGAAGCAAAAGAAGCCCAGGAGCTGGCGACGAAGAATCTGAGCAAGTATCTTAAAAAGTAG
- a CDS encoding ferritin-like domain-containing protein, with translation MATTTMTKKSAAKPAAKTQGKGESALLEFLKDEIKDIYWAENHLTKAIPKMQKAATSPELKDAFGAHLVQTKEHVARLEKVFKLLGEKVQAKKCDAMAGILEEGNGIIEDTDAGTATRDVGLIIAAQKVEHYEIATYGGLAQLAETLGLTDVKNLLGQTLDEEKETDQLLSDIAKESVNYEAEKEEA, from the coding sequence ATGGCAACAACAACAATGACTAAAAAGTCTGCAGCAAAGCCTGCGGCAAAAACTCAGGGCAAAGGTGAATCTGCACTTCTGGAGTTTTTAAAGGATGAGATCAAGGATATCTATTGGGCAGAGAATCATCTTACCAAAGCTATTCCCAAGATGCAGAAGGCTGCTACTTCTCCGGAGCTTAAAGACGCTTTCGGCGCTCATCTTGTGCAGACAAAAGAGCATGTAGCGCGACTTGAAAAAGTGTTCAAGCTTCTGGGTGAAAAAGTTCAGGCGAAGAAGTGTGATGCAATGGCGGGTATCCTGGAAGAAGGAAACGGAATCATTGAAGACACTGATGCCGGCACTGCGACCCGCGATGTAGGTCTCATCATTGCCGCACAAAAGGTAGAGCACTATGAGATCGCAACGTATGGTGGACTTGCCCAACTGGCAGAGACACTGGGCCTGACAGATGTCAAGAACTTACTGGGTCAGACATTGGATGAAGAAAAAGAGACGGATCAGCTTTTGTCGGACATCGCGAAGGAGAGTGTTAATTATGAGGCGGAGAAGGAAGAGGCGTGA
- a CDS encoding response regulator, which yields MQVLYAEDDLEDLETFCEVLSKIDASARCVHARNGLDVLEILETTSELPDYIFLDINMPVMDGRACLREIKKDQRFTSIPVVIYTTSNNPQDKALCMELGATAYIIKPNGINEAIKNLSVFFKKDLSV from the coding sequence ATGCAGGTTCTATATGCCGAAGATGATCTGGAAGATCTGGAGACCTTTTGCGAGGTGCTTAGTAAAATAGATGCTTCTGCCAGATGTGTTCACGCACGCAACGGTCTGGACGTCCTTGAAATTCTGGAGACGACTTCGGAGTTGCCGGATTACATTTTCCTTGACATCAACATGCCCGTCATGGATGGCAGGGCGTGTTTGCGGGAGATAAAAAAGGATCAACGCTTTACATCTATTCCGGTTGTGATTTATACAACCAGCAATAATCCTCAGGATAAAGCATTATGTATGGAACTGGGTGCAACGGCTTATATCATTAAGCCTAACGGAATAAACGAGGCGATAAAGAACCTTTCAGTTTTCTTCAAGAAAGATCTCTCGGTTTAG
- a CDS encoding DUF4440 domain-containing protein: MKLPKKADEAHATLAAAFNSGDVATVMSMYDTTGIMVPEPGKPVTGKEKWEEAIKGILSIKGKMTIKTVYCLEAGDVAVGRSEWNITDGEDVKISAKGIELMKKQSDGSWKIVVDHAFGAESNLHA, encoded by the coding sequence ATGAAACTACCAAAGAAAGCAGATGAAGCACACGCAACATTAGCGGCAGCATTCAACTCAGGCGACGTGGCAACGGTCATGAGCATGTATGACACGACTGGCATCATGGTTCCGGAACCAGGAAAACCCGTGACCGGAAAAGAAAAGTGGGAAGAAGCCATCAAAGGGATTCTTTCCATCAAGGGAAAGATGACGATCAAAACAGTGTATTGTCTTGAAGCCGGAGATGTGGCAGTCGGCAGATCGGAATGGAACATCACCGATGGTGAAGACGTAAAAATAAGCGCCAAAGGAATAGAGCTCATGAAAAAGCAGTCAGACGGCAGCTGGAAAATTGTTGTAGATCACGCCTTTGGTGCTGAAAGTAATCTACATGCATAA